From a single Hyalangium gracile genomic region:
- a CDS encoding serine/threonine-protein kinase produces MLPDSSSATRSHTLEATESRSPQVRPPRGAGVVPTRVFEDDELVAFRYRIRGLLGRGGMGEVYEAEDLELRERVALKVLRRELAERPGALEQLKREIALARKVSHPNVCRLFDVGFHLRSGAGGSERICFLTMELLQGEPLSAVLRSRGRLAPDEVLPLARQLAEGLGAAHEAGIIHRDLKSANVLLVRAPTGATPRAVITDFGLARVVGEGSVEPVDSSARLVGTPAYMAPEQLEGGAVTPGTDLYALGVILFELLTGSRPFQGEDARDTALERLRRPAPSPRRFRPELEGRWEALILRCLERRPERRFADARAVLSALPAPRRVRQPSRPGARPLASLLAVMMGGLLAGARIPPPPPVPPLEKPVPALRSLALLGFEDRTGRPDTAWLSRQLTQALGVELRAGVPSFLLSSRIEVAKTALGMKDADPLTPDTLARLRGLLGCDVVVQGAYTVREAAGSEFLHLELRVLDTSTGEPLALVEESGPLRGLLPVVSRAGERIRQVMGVWGMSPLSTLERVLPSSLEALRLNNEAMEKLHQRDPAAAEKLFEQVTALEPAPSGPRSSLAVALVARGDRGRGRELLGKVLTHGEFLPPSDRLSLEALYTAYAPDWQGASERYRQLLELLPGDFEVGLSLGGAQLAARSPKEALATVERFRERSLPTVFAVLFDNLEAKAALKVADLPRAQAAASRAALQAEALSDWFSAAMNRSLEADALHAQGATSRAREALREAVRLFQRAGDRHSEAEATRKLAQMLPAEDLRGGLQVAREALALFRELGSASGECMTLLDVSSYQHSLGELRGALRSAREALPLCQGTRLPVLSMYAWNLLGRAQRSLGELPAAEASFREQLRLAREHQNGAETTASLAELVDLLLSRGELARARALHDEAQALIREDARRAPEDFALLRARLAFEEGRLEEAATLAEAAVTSVSQLSVPAVYLLQSRVFLAQDRYKEASAALLLAGEPAVAQLRLELRIQRARLSAMRGGAREREAALASLREILAEAERLGWHEGQSEARLALGALHRAR; encoded by the coding sequence ATGCTCCCGGATTCCTCCTCGGCGACGAGGAGCCACACGCTCGAAGCCACCGAGTCCCGTTCACCCCAGGTCAGACCTCCTCGAGGGGCGGGAGTTGTTCCCACCCGGGTCTTCGAGGACGACGAGCTGGTCGCCTTCCGCTACCGCATCCGAGGCCTGCTCGGGCGCGGCGGCATGGGCGAGGTCTACGAGGCGGAGGATCTCGAGCTGCGCGAGCGCGTCGCCCTCAAGGTCCTCCGCCGGGAGCTGGCCGAGCGCCCCGGCGCCCTGGAGCAGCTCAAGCGCGAGATTGCCCTGGCGCGCAAGGTGTCCCATCCCAACGTCTGCCGGCTCTTCGACGTGGGCTTCCACCTTCGCTCGGGCGCGGGAGGCTCGGAGCGCATCTGCTTCCTGACCATGGAGCTGCTCCAGGGCGAGCCCCTGTCCGCCGTGCTGCGGAGCAGGGGACGGCTCGCACCGGACGAGGTGCTCCCGCTGGCGCGGCAGCTGGCCGAGGGGCTCGGCGCCGCGCACGAGGCCGGCATCATCCACCGCGATCTCAAGAGCGCCAACGTGCTCCTGGTGCGTGCGCCCACGGGGGCAACGCCGCGCGCGGTCATCACCGACTTCGGTCTGGCCCGTGTGGTGGGTGAGGGCTCGGTGGAGCCGGTGGACTCGAGCGCGCGCCTCGTCGGCACTCCCGCATACATGGCGCCGGAGCAGCTCGAGGGAGGGGCCGTCACGCCAGGGACCGATCTCTATGCCCTGGGCGTCATCCTGTTCGAGCTGCTCACTGGCAGCCGTCCCTTCCAGGGCGAGGATGCGCGCGACACGGCCCTTGAGCGGCTGCGCCGGCCAGCGCCCTCTCCGAGGAGGTTCCGTCCCGAGCTGGAGGGCCGCTGGGAGGCCCTCATCCTGCGCTGCCTCGAGCGCCGGCCCGAGCGTCGCTTCGCGGATGCACGCGCGGTGCTCTCCGCGCTCCCTGCTCCGAGGAGGGTTCGCCAGCCCTCGAGGCCGGGTGCCAGGCCGCTTGCGAGCCTGCTCGCGGTCATGATGGGGGGCCTGCTGGCGGGAGCTCGCATCCCACCGCCTCCCCCCGTTCCGCCCCTGGAGAAGCCGGTGCCCGCGCTTCGCTCCCTGGCGCTGCTGGGCTTCGAGGACCGCACGGGGCGTCCGGACACCGCCTGGCTCTCCCGCCAGCTCACCCAGGCGCTGGGAGTAGAGCTGAGGGCCGGTGTGCCGTCGTTCCTGCTCTCCAGCCGGATCGAAGTCGCGAAGACAGCCCTCGGGATGAAGGACGCCGACCCGCTGACGCCCGACACCCTGGCGCGGCTGCGTGGACTCCTCGGATGCGACGTCGTGGTGCAGGGGGCCTATACCGTCAGGGAGGCCGCGGGCTCCGAGTTCCTGCACCTGGAGCTCCGCGTCCTGGACACCTCCACGGGAGAGCCCCTGGCGCTCGTGGAGGAGAGCGGTCCTCTGCGCGGTCTGCTCCCGGTGGTCTCCCGGGCAGGTGAGCGCATCCGTCAGGTGATGGGCGTCTGGGGCATGTCTCCGCTCTCGACGCTGGAGCGTGTGCTGCCCTCCAGCCTGGAGGCCCTGCGGCTCAATAACGAGGCCATGGAGAAGCTCCATCAGCGCGATCCCGCTGCCGCCGAGAAGCTCTTCGAGCAGGTGACTGCGCTCGAGCCCGCTCCGTCCGGTCCGCGCTCCTCGCTGGCCGTTGCCCTGGTCGCCAGGGGTGACCGCGGCCGTGGCAGGGAGCTCCTGGGGAAGGTGCTCACCCACGGGGAATTTCTGCCGCCTTCGGATCGGCTCAGCCTCGAGGCCCTCTACACGGCCTACGCGCCGGACTGGCAGGGCGCCTCGGAGCGGTACCGCCAGCTCCTCGAGCTCCTCCCAGGAGACTTCGAGGTAGGACTGTCGCTCGGGGGCGCCCAGCTCGCGGCCCGCTCCCCGAAGGAGGCGCTCGCCACGGTGGAGCGGTTTCGCGAGCGCTCCCTCCCCACCGTCTTCGCCGTCCTCTTCGACAACCTGGAGGCGAAGGCGGCGCTGAAGGTGGCGGACCTTCCGCGAGCCCAGGCCGCCGCCTCCCGAGCGGCGCTCCAGGCGGAGGCCCTGAGTGACTGGTTCTCCGCCGCCATGAACCGGAGCCTGGAGGCGGACGCACTGCACGCGCAGGGCGCCACGAGCCGAGCACGCGAGGCCCTCCGAGAGGCCGTCCGGCTCTTCCAGCGCGCGGGAGACCGGCACTCGGAGGCCGAGGCCACCCGGAAGCTGGCCCAGATGCTGCCCGCGGAGGATCTGCGCGGAGGCCTCCAGGTCGCTCGAGAGGCGCTGGCCCTCTTCCGGGAGCTGGGGAGTGCGAGCGGGGAGTGCATGACGCTGCTCGATGTCTCCAGCTACCAGCACTCGCTGGGAGAGCTGCGAGGCGCCCTGCGCTCCGCGCGCGAGGCCCTGCCGCTCTGCCAGGGAACGCGCCTGCCCGTCCTGTCGATGTACGCGTGGAACCTCCTGGGCCGGGCACAGCGGAGCCTGGGGGAGCTCCCCGCCGCCGAGGCCTCGTTCCGCGAGCAGCTTCGTCTCGCGCGGGAGCACCAGAACGGGGCGGAGACCACCGCGAGCCTCGCGGAGCTCGTGGACCTGCTCCTGTCGCGCGGAGAGCTCGCGCGGGCCCGAGCGCTCCATGACGAGGCGCAGGCCCTCATCCGGGAGGACGCGCGGAGGGCTCCGGAGGACTTCGCGCTTCTGCGGGCGCGCCTCGCATTCGAGGAAGGGCGCCTCGAGGAGGCGGCGACCCTGGCGGAGGCGGCGGTGACGAGTGTGTCGCAGCTCTCCGTCCCCGCCGTGTACCTGCTGCAGTCCCGGGTGTTCCTGGCCCAGGACCGCTACAAGGAGGCGAGCGCCGCGCTCCTGCTGGCCGGTGAGCCCGCCGTGGCCCAGCTCCGGCTCGAGCTGCGCATCCAGCGGGCGCGGCTGAGTGCCATGCGCGGAGGAGCCCGCGAGCGCGAGGCGGCGTTGGCAAGTCTCCGGGAGATCCTCGCCGAGGCCGAGCGGCTCGGGTGGCACGAGGGGCAGTCCGAGGCCCGTCTGGCGCTCGGGGCGCTCCACCGCGCTCGGTAG
- a CDS encoding aldo/keto reductase: MEYRKLGHSGLKVSSLCLGTMTFGEPTEGSMMHGVAADQKTSFAIMDRALEAGINFWDTANVYGNDGLTEKVVGSWFAQSKRRDEVVLATKFRFRMGKGPNDTGASRYQIRAAVEGSLRRLQTDRIDLYQVHMQDIDTPEEETLRALEDLVRQGKVLYIGASNYAAYRLVDSLWTSKTQHLSRFVSLQAQYSLVVRELEREHVPLCEQFGLGILPWSPLAGGFLSGKYRKGQPPPEASRLAKWKDRLAGFDTPRNWRTLEAVDAVAAELKASPSQVSLAWLLRKRAVTSVIFGARTVEQLEDNLRAAELKLDDAQLKRLDEASALELGYPYDFMQRIQGRW; the protein is encoded by the coding sequence ATGGAGTACCGCAAGCTGGGGCACAGTGGCCTGAAGGTGTCGAGCCTGTGCCTGGGAACGATGACGTTTGGCGAGCCGACCGAGGGCTCGATGATGCACGGGGTGGCCGCCGACCAGAAGACGTCCTTCGCCATCATGGACCGAGCGCTGGAGGCGGGGATCAACTTCTGGGACACGGCCAACGTCTACGGCAACGACGGGCTGACGGAGAAGGTGGTGGGGAGCTGGTTCGCCCAGTCCAAACGGCGCGACGAGGTGGTGCTGGCCACCAAGTTCCGCTTCCGGATGGGCAAGGGCCCCAACGACACGGGCGCCTCGCGCTACCAGATCCGGGCCGCCGTGGAGGGGAGCCTGCGTCGGCTGCAGACCGACCGCATCGATCTGTACCAGGTGCACATGCAGGACATCGACACGCCCGAGGAGGAGACGCTCCGGGCGCTGGAGGATCTGGTGCGCCAGGGCAAGGTGCTCTACATCGGCGCCAGCAACTATGCCGCCTACCGGCTGGTGGACAGCCTGTGGACCAGCAAGACCCAGCACCTGTCGCGCTTCGTGTCGCTGCAGGCCCAGTACAGCCTGGTGGTCCGCGAGCTGGAGCGGGAGCACGTCCCGCTCTGCGAGCAGTTCGGCCTGGGCATCCTGCCGTGGTCCCCGCTGGCCGGTGGCTTCCTGTCGGGCAAGTACCGCAAGGGCCAGCCGCCGCCAGAGGCCTCGCGCCTGGCGAAGTGGAAGGACCGGCTGGCGGGGTTCGACACGCCGCGGAACTGGCGGACGCTGGAGGCGGTGGACGCGGTGGCCGCGGAGCTGAAGGCGTCTCCCTCCCAGGTGTCCCTGGCGTGGCTGCTGCGCAAGCGCGCCGTCACCTCCGTCATCTTCGGCGCGCGCACCGTGGAGCAGCTCGAGGACAACCTCCGGGCCGCCGAGCTGAAGCTGGATGACGCGCAGCTGAAGCGGCTGGACGAGGCGAGCGCCCTGGAGCTGGGTTACCCCTACGACTTCATGCAGCGCATCCAGGGGCGGTGGTAG